Proteins encoded in a region of the Paucibacter sediminis genome:
- the hppD gene encoding 4-hydroxyphenylpyruvate dioxygenase, with protein MAFTPWDNPMGTDGFEFIEFAAPDPAALGKLFETMGFTAVAKHRHKNVTLYRQGEVNFIINAEGDSFAQRFARLHGPSICAIAFRVKDAAFAYQRALELGAWGFDNKAGPMELNIPAIKGIGDSLIYFVDRWQGKNDAPAGAIGNISIYDVDFVPLLDAEGKPVPSKPVGHGLTYIDHLTHNVFRGRMKEWAEFYERFFNFREVRYFDIEGKLTGLKSKAMTSPCGKIRIPINESSDDKSQIAEYLDLYHGEGIQHVALGTDDIYATVEGMKATGVVFQDTIATYYDLVNKRLPQHGENLEELKRLRILIDGAAHEGAPHELLLQIFTKEVIGPIFFELIQRKGNEGFGEGNFKALFESIELDQIRRGVLKVDEPI; from the coding sequence ATGGCATTCACTCCCTGGGACAACCCAATGGGCACCGACGGCTTCGAGTTCATCGAGTTCGCCGCGCCCGATCCGGCCGCGCTGGGCAAGCTGTTCGAAACCATGGGCTTCACCGCCGTGGCCAAGCACCGCCACAAGAACGTGACTTTGTACCGCCAGGGCGAGGTGAACTTCATCATCAATGCCGAGGGCGACTCGTTTGCCCAGCGCTTTGCGCGCCTGCACGGCCCCTCGATCTGCGCCATCGCCTTCCGCGTCAAGGACGCCGCCTTCGCCTACCAGCGCGCGCTGGAGCTCGGCGCCTGGGGCTTTGACAACAAGGCCGGCCCGATGGAGCTGAACATCCCGGCCATCAAGGGCATCGGCGATTCGCTGATCTATTTCGTCGACCGTTGGCAGGGCAAGAACGACGCACCCGCCGGCGCGATCGGCAACATCAGCATCTACGACGTGGACTTCGTGCCCCTGCTGGACGCCGAAGGCAAGCCGGTCCCGTCCAAGCCGGTGGGCCATGGCCTGACCTATATCGACCACCTGACGCACAACGTGTTCCGCGGCCGCATGAAGGAATGGGCCGAGTTCTACGAGCGCTTCTTCAACTTCCGCGAGGTGCGCTACTTCGACATCGAGGGCAAGCTGACCGGCCTGAAGTCCAAGGCCATGACCAGCCCCTGCGGCAAGATCCGCATCCCCATCAACGAGAGCAGCGACGACAAGAGCCAGATCGCCGAGTACCTGGACCTCTACCATGGTGAGGGCATCCAGCACGTGGCGCTGGGCACCGACGACATCTACGCCACGGTGGAAGGCATGAAGGCGACCGGCGTGGTGTTCCAGGACACCATCGCCACCTACTACGACCTGGTGAACAAGCGCCTGCCCCAGCATGGCGAGAACCTCGAGGAGCTCAAGCGCCTGCGCATCCTGATCGACGGCGCCGCTCACGAAGGTGCGCCGCACGAGTTGCTGCTGCAGATCTTCACCAAGGAAGTGATCGGGCCGATCTTCTTCGAGCTGATCCAGCGCAAGGGCAATGAGGGCTTTGGCGAGGGCAACTTCAAGGCCTTGTTCGAGAGCATCGAGCTGGACCAGATCCGCCGTGGCGTGCTGAAGGTCGACGAGCCCATCTGA
- a CDS encoding alpha/beta fold hydrolase, translated as MAGVNARWQRLHLGLRLMLAAAALAWALPRWGVWQGLGLALATLMLQQIALLPVFFWLRGLPLAAGVPRLGRWQAIAAWWRECGALERVFSWQQPFADRAEPDHLPTHSAQRGVLLLHGFTCNRGLWNPWMRQLRERGQPFMALTLEPAFGSIDAYVPAIDAALRRLEVCSGRAPIIVAHSMGGLAARAWWRHAGHDGSRVHRIVTLGSPHAGTLMARFSSAANARQMRRDSPWLATLAQLEQAQHYQRFDCFFSHADQIVCPAGTAALPGARNHHVQACGHLDLLFHAGLRAAVMALLQDAQEKTP; from the coding sequence ATGGCGGGAGTGAATGCGCGCTGGCAACGCCTGCATCTGGGCTTGCGCCTCATGCTTGCCGCGGCGGCGCTGGCCTGGGCGCTGCCGCGCTGGGGCGTCTGGCAGGGGCTCGGCCTGGCCCTTGCGACCTTGATGCTGCAACAGATCGCGCTGCTGCCGGTGTTCTTCTGGCTGCGCGGCTTGCCGCTTGCCGCGGGCGTGCCGCGCCTGGGGCGCTGGCAGGCCATCGCCGCCTGGTGGCGCGAATGCGGCGCACTGGAGCGCGTGTTCAGCTGGCAGCAGCCCTTTGCCGACCGGGCCGAGCCCGACCATCTGCCCACCCACAGCGCGCAGCGCGGCGTGCTGCTGCTGCACGGCTTCACCTGCAACCGCGGACTCTGGAATCCCTGGATGCGCCAGTTGCGCGAGCGTGGCCAGCCCTTCATGGCGCTCACGCTGGAGCCGGCGTTCGGCAGCATCGATGCCTATGTGCCGGCCATCGACGCGGCGCTGCGGCGGCTTGAGGTCTGCAGCGGCCGTGCGCCCATCATCGTGGCGCACAGCATGGGTGGGCTGGCCGCACGTGCCTGGTGGCGCCATGCGGGGCATGACGGCAGCCGCGTGCACCGCATCGTCACCCTGGGCTCGCCGCATGCGGGCACGCTGATGGCGCGCTTCTCATCGGCGGCCAATGCCCGACAGATGCGCCGCGACTCGCCGTGGCTGGCGACGCTGGCGCAGCTGGAGCAGGCGCAGCACTACCAGCGCTTCGACTGCTTCTTCAGTCATGCCGACCAGATCGTCTGCCCGGCCGGCACCGCCGCCTTGCCAGGCGCGCGCAATCATCACGTGCAGGCCTGCGGCCACCTCGACCTGCTGTTTCACGCCGGCCTGCGCGCCGCAGTGATGGCGTTGCTGCAGGACGCACAAGAAAAAACGCCTTGA
- a CDS encoding FFLEELY motif protein, whose amino-acid sequence MQAEILGFLQQVEAERRRRAADPALEARVQAVKSYQQARFSRSYADLLASTRYAGAARFFLEELYGPGDFSERDAQFARVVPALTRLFPAEVVKTVRLLAELHAISEQLDSAMAGQLAVPQLSAQGYVRAWQAVAQPRYRQQQIDLTMAIGAALDGYTRKPLLRQALRMMRGPASAAGLSALQHFLETGFDTFKAMKGSGEFLACVREREEAFARALFAADAGALELSRPACPTGDDPLGQLP is encoded by the coding sequence ATGCAAGCCGAGATCCTGGGTTTCCTGCAGCAAGTGGAGGCGGAGCGCCGGCGCCGCGCGGCCGACCCGGCCCTCGAGGCCCGGGTACAGGCCGTCAAGAGCTATCAGCAGGCGCGCTTTTCGCGCAGCTATGCCGACCTGCTGGCCAGCACGCGCTATGCCGGCGCCGCGCGCTTCTTTCTGGAGGAACTCTACGGCCCGGGCGATTTCAGCGAGCGCGATGCGCAGTTCGCGCGTGTGGTGCCGGCGCTGACGCGGCTGTTCCCCGCCGAGGTGGTGAAGACGGTGCGCCTGCTCGCCGAACTGCACGCCATCTCGGAGCAGCTGGACAGCGCAATGGCGGGCCAGCTGGCCGTGCCCCAGCTCTCGGCCCAGGGCTATGTGAGGGCCTGGCAGGCGGTGGCCCAGCCACGCTACCGGCAGCAGCAGATCGACCTCACCATGGCGATCGGCGCGGCCCTGGATGGCTACACGCGCAAGCCGCTGCTGCGCCAGGCCTTGCGCATGATGCGGGGCCCGGCCAGCGCGGCTGGCCTCTCGGCCCTGCAGCATTTTCTGGAGACCGGCTTCGACACCTTCAAGGCCATGAAGGGCTCGGGCGAGTTCCTGGCCTGCGTGCGCGAGCGCGAAGAGGCGTTTGCGCGGGCCTTGTTCGCTGCCGACGCGGGCGCGCTCGAACTATCTCGCCCCGCTTGTCCCACAGGTGACGATCCACTAGGGCAACTCCCCTAG
- a CDS encoding long-chain-fatty-acid--CoA ligase, with protein sequence MAAVLADKPWLKSYPEGVPAEIRTDTYRSLVQLLEEAFRKHAKRDAAACMEQRLSFGEVDEMSQALAAWLQGKGLARGARVAIMMPNVLQYMVAIAAILRAGYVVVNVNPLYTPRELEHQLKDSGAEAIIVLENFAATLEEAIAHTDIKHVVLASLGDLLGWWRGPLINFAVRHVRKMVPEFRLPTGAGHSVTRFNKALDEGRGMRMKPVEVGADDVAFLQYTGGTTGISKGATLLHRNVVANILQSEAWFGPMLARIGNKQLTTVCALPLYHIFALTACYMLGARLGMMNLLIPNPRDIPGFIATLQQYRVNMFPAVNTLFNALANEPSFARLDFSELVISNGGGMAVQQATAEKWLSITGCPVVEGYGLSETAPVATINRLDLHDFNGSIGLPVPSTEIAIRDDAGQDVPQGERGEICIRGPQVMAGYWNRPDETANVMYADGFFKSGDIGVMDAAGFIRIVDRKKDMILVSGFNVYPTEIEQVVNMHPGVLECAAVGIPDARSGETVKLYVVKSDPALAEEDLSAFCHDQLTAYKRPKYIEFRDELPKSNVGKILRRELRS encoded by the coding sequence ATGGCCGCAGTACTCGCAGACAAGCCCTGGTTGAAGAGCTACCCCGAGGGCGTTCCGGCGGAGATCCGCACCGACACCTACCGTTCACTGGTGCAGTTGCTGGAAGAAGCCTTCCGCAAGCATGCCAAGCGCGACGCGGCCGCCTGCATGGAGCAGCGCCTGAGCTTTGGCGAGGTGGACGAGATGTCGCAGGCGCTGGCCGCCTGGCTGCAGGGCAAGGGGCTGGCGCGCGGCGCGCGCGTCGCCATCATGATGCCCAATGTGCTGCAGTACATGGTCGCCATCGCCGCCATCCTGCGCGCCGGCTATGTGGTGGTGAACGTCAATCCGCTCTACACGCCGCGCGAGCTGGAGCACCAACTGAAGGACTCGGGTGCCGAAGCCATCATCGTGCTGGAGAACTTTGCCGCCACGCTGGAAGAGGCGATTGCCCACACCGATATCAAGCATGTGGTGCTGGCCTCGCTGGGCGACCTGCTGGGCTGGTGGCGCGGCCCGCTGATCAATTTCGCGGTGCGCCATGTGCGCAAGATGGTGCCGGAGTTCCGCTTGCCCACCGGTGCCGGCCACAGCGTCACGCGCTTCAACAAGGCGCTCGACGAGGGCCGCGGCATGCGCATGAAGCCGGTGGAGGTGGGCGCCGACGACGTGGCCTTTCTGCAGTACACCGGCGGCACCACCGGGATCTCCAAGGGCGCCACGCTGCTGCATCGCAATGTGGTGGCCAACATCCTGCAAAGCGAGGCCTGGTTCGGGCCCATGCTGGCCCGCATCGGCAATAAGCAGCTCACGACCGTCTGCGCCCTGCCCCTGTATCACATCTTCGCGCTCACGGCCTGCTACATGCTGGGCGCGCGGCTGGGCATGATGAACCTGCTGATCCCGAATCCGCGCGACATCCCCGGCTTCATCGCGACGCTGCAGCAGTATCGCGTCAATATGTTCCCTGCGGTCAACACGCTCTTCAACGCCCTGGCCAACGAGCCCTCGTTCGCGCGCCTGGATTTCAGCGAGCTGGTGATCTCCAACGGCGGCGGCATGGCGGTGCAACAGGCCACGGCGGAGAAGTGGCTCAGCATCACGGGCTGCCCCGTGGTGGAGGGCTACGGCCTGTCGGAAACCGCCCCCGTCGCCACCATCAACCGGCTCGACCTGCACGACTTCAATGGCTCGATCGGCCTGCCCGTGCCCAGCACCGAGATCGCGATCCGCGACGACGCCGGGCAGGACGTGCCGCAGGGCGAGCGCGGCGAAATCTGCATCCGCGGCCCACAGGTGATGGCGGGCTACTGGAACCGCCCGGACGAGACCGCCAACGTCATGTATGCGGACGGCTTCTTCAAGAGCGGCGACATCGGCGTGATGGACGCCGCGGGCTTCATCCGCATCGTCGACCGCAAGAAGGACATGATTCTGGTCTCCGGCTTCAACGTCTATCCCACCGAGATCGAGCAGGTCGTCAACATGCATCCGGGCGTGCTGGAATGCGCCGCCGTGGGCATCCCGGACGCCCGCTCGGGCGAGACCGTCAAGCTCTATGTCGTGAAGAGCGACCCCGCCCTGGCGGAGGAAGACCTCAGCGCCTTCTGCCATGACCAGCTCACCGCCTACAAGCGCCCCAAATACATCGAGTTCCGCGACGAGCTACCCAAGAGCAACGTCGGCAAGATACTGCGGCGCGAATTGCGCAGCTGA
- a CDS encoding MBL fold metallo-hydrolase — translation MAAAHALLPPQVRVLERGWLSSNSILLLGDPSAGPILIDTGYASHAQQTLALVAEAIAGEARGLSRIINTHLHSDHCGGNAALMAVYGCPAWIPPGHYQAALDWNEAQLSYRPTGQQCPRFTPTAMLEPGALIEHAGLRWQVHAAPGHDPHSLLLFEQYSRTLVSADALWEHGFGIVFPEIEGEGAFDEVDATLTLIEELNPRVVIPGHGAVFDNVSAALSEARSKLAFFRKEPARHAKHASKALIMFHMLEVRAQSRPDLLAWLQETPIQRLMWERYFSEQQMQAWCERVIAELLAGGVLTMDEQERLSIA, via the coding sequence ATGGCGGCCGCGCACGCCTTGCTACCGCCCCAAGTACGCGTGCTGGAGCGGGGCTGGCTGTCGTCCAACTCGATCCTGCTCTTGGGCGACCCAAGCGCCGGGCCCATCCTGATCGACACCGGCTACGCCAGCCATGCCCAGCAGACCCTGGCGCTGGTCGCCGAGGCGATTGCCGGTGAAGCGCGCGGCCTGAGCCGCATCATCAACACCCATCTGCATTCCGACCACTGCGGCGGCAACGCGGCCCTGATGGCGGTCTATGGCTGCCCGGCCTGGATCCCGCCCGGCCACTACCAGGCGGCGCTGGACTGGAACGAGGCGCAGCTCAGCTATCGCCCCACCGGCCAGCAATGCCCCCGCTTTACGCCCACGGCCATGCTGGAGCCCGGCGCCTTGATCGAGCACGCGGGGCTGCGCTGGCAGGTCCATGCAGCGCCCGGACATGATCCGCATTCCCTGCTTCTGTTCGAGCAGTACTCGCGCACCCTTGTTTCGGCCGACGCCTTGTGGGAGCACGGCTTCGGCATCGTCTTCCCGGAAATCGAGGGCGAGGGCGCCTTCGACGAAGTGGACGCCACGTTGACGCTGATCGAGGAGCTGAATCCCCGCGTCGTGATACCCGGCCATGGCGCCGTCTTCGACAACGTGAGTGCGGCCCTGAGCGAGGCCCGCTCGAAGCTCGCCTTTTTCCGCAAGGAGCCGGCCCGGCATGCCAAGCACGCATCCAAGGCCTTGATCATGTTCCATATGCTGGAAGTGCGCGCGCAGTCTCGTCCCGATCTGCTGGCCTGGCTGCAAGAAACCCCGATCCAGCGCCTTATGTGGGAGCGCTATTTCTCAGAACAGCAGATGCAGGCATGGTGCGAGCGCGTGATTGCCGAGCTGCTGGCAGGTGGCGTATTGACCATGGATGAGCAGGAGCGGCTGTCGATCGCTTGA
- the ptsP gene encoding phosphoenolpyruvate--protein phosphotransferase, producing the protein MSFQVFGIPVSRGVAIGRAVLVASSRVDVAHYFIEEAAVAAEIQRALRARDEVARELETLKQDLPADAPHELAALLDVHLMLLHDDALLGATKQWIVERHYNAEWALSAQLEVLARQFDEMEDDYLRERKADLEQVVERILSALAAEQGGAHVGAAAVVNRDFAGEDPLLLVAADIAPADMMQFKRSVFHGFITDIGGKTSHTAIVARSMDIPAVVGTREASRLIRQDDWVIIDGDAGAVIVNPSPIVLEEYRFRQRQSELERARLARLRHTPAVTLDGERVELHANIELPADAAAAVEAGATGVGLFRSEFLFMNRDGELPSEDEQFTAYRAAVEAMRGMPVTIRTVDVGADKPLDRMSASELRHEHVLNPAMGLRAIRWSLAEPSMFRQQLRAIYRASAFGKIRLLIPMVAHLGEMRQIHEAIKRVQQQLTDAGQAYTSVQLGVMIEIPAAAIMLPLLLRYVDFVSIGTNDLIQYTLAIDRADEAVAHLYDPWHPAVVHLIASSIAQARAAGKSVSVCGEMAGDPAFTDLLLGMGLRSFSMHPSQIPSVKQRVLRADAGRLAAVLPGVLESDDPQKAAELAFLPGGSTRSH; encoded by the coding sequence ATGAGCTTTCAGGTCTTTGGCATTCCTGTTTCTCGCGGCGTCGCCATTGGGCGCGCCGTGCTGGTCGCGTCCAGCCGCGTGGACGTGGCGCATTACTTCATCGAAGAAGCCGCGGTTGCCGCCGAAATCCAGCGCGCCCTGCGCGCCCGCGACGAGGTGGCGCGTGAACTGGAGACGCTCAAGCAGGACCTGCCTGCGGACGCGCCGCATGAGTTGGCGGCCCTGCTGGATGTGCATCTGATGCTGTTGCACGACGACGCCTTGCTGGGCGCCACCAAGCAGTGGATCGTGGAGCGCCACTACAACGCCGAGTGGGCACTGTCCGCCCAGCTCGAAGTGCTGGCGCGCCAGTTCGACGAGATGGAAGACGACTACCTGCGCGAGCGCAAGGCCGATCTGGAGCAGGTGGTCGAGCGCATCCTGTCCGCCCTCGCGGCCGAGCAGGGCGGCGCGCATGTGGGCGCAGCCGCGGTGGTCAACCGCGACTTCGCGGGCGAAGACCCCTTGCTGCTGGTGGCAGCCGACATTGCGCCGGCCGACATGATGCAGTTCAAGCGCAGCGTCTTCCACGGCTTCATCACCGACATTGGCGGCAAGACCTCGCACACCGCCATCGTGGCGCGCAGCATGGACATTCCCGCCGTGGTTGGCACGCGCGAGGCCTCGCGCCTGATACGCCAGGACGACTGGGTGATCATCGACGGCGATGCCGGTGCGGTGATCGTCAATCCTTCGCCCATCGTGCTGGAGGAATACCGCTTCAGGCAGCGGCAGAGCGAGCTGGAACGGGCGCGCCTGGCACGCTTGCGGCATACGCCGGCCGTGACGCTGGATGGCGAGCGCGTCGAACTGCACGCCAATATTGAACTTCCGGCCGATGCCGCCGCCGCCGTGGAGGCGGGGGCCACCGGGGTGGGGTTGTTCCGCAGCGAGTTCCTGTTCATGAATCGGGATGGAGAACTGCCCAGCGAGGATGAGCAGTTCACTGCCTACCGCGCCGCGGTCGAAGCCATGCGCGGCATGCCGGTGACCATACGGACGGTGGATGTGGGGGCTGACAAGCCGCTCGATCGCATGTCGGCCAGCGAGCTCAGGCACGAGCATGTGCTGAACCCCGCCATGGGCCTGCGCGCGATTCGCTGGAGCCTGGCCGAGCCCAGCATGTTCCGCCAGCAGCTGCGTGCCATCTACCGTGCCAGTGCCTTCGGCAAGATACGCCTGCTGATCCCGATGGTCGCGCACCTGGGCGAGATGCGGCAGATTCACGAAGCCATCAAGCGCGTCCAGCAGCAGCTGACCGATGCCGGCCAGGCTTACACATCGGTACAGCTGGGCGTGATGATCGAGATCCCGGCCGCCGCCATCATGCTGCCGCTATTGCTGCGCTATGTGGACTTTGTCTCCATCGGCACCAATGACCTGATTCAGTACACCCTGGCCATCGATCGCGCCGACGAAGCGGTGGCGCATTTGTACGACCCCTGGCACCCGGCGGTGGTGCATTTGATCGCTTCATCGATCGCTCAGGCGCGCGCAGCGGGCAAGTCGGTGAGCGTCTGTGGCGAGATGGCGGGCGACCCGGCCTTTACCGATTTGCTGCTCGGTATGGGCTTGCGCAGCTTCTCCATGCATCCGTCACAGATCCCGTCGGTCAAGCAGCGCGTCTTGCGCGCCGACGCCGGGCGCCTTGCCGCCGTGCTGCCTGGCGTGCTGGAGAGCGACGATCCACAGAAGGCGGCTGAACTGGCCTTCCTTCCGGGGGGCTCGACTCGCAGCCATTGA
- a CDS encoding GNAT family N-acetyltransferase yields MRDLPLPTLPFSELHAPQAPRRSLPAGSAMESQGLARTRLDVVWARTEEEVRQAQRLRYRVFVKEMGARLSVPQGAPAGHDIDSFDPFCEHLLVRTLDEHGRPDEVIGTYRVLTPAAALRAGGLYSETEFDLTRLRSLRPQMVELGRSCVHPEHRSGGAIMALWGALAEFMLRNGLDTMIGCASVSMRDGGHYAASLWKQLEKTHLAGIEWQVRPRLPLPVDELRHDMSVEAPPLIKGYLRCGARILGRPAWDPDFNTADLPMMMRIADLPARYRRHFLNEA; encoded by the coding sequence ATGAGGGATCTCCCTTTGCCGACATTGCCCTTCTCCGAACTGCATGCGCCCCAGGCGCCTCGGAGGTCACTTCCAGCGGGCTCCGCGATGGAATCCCAGGGGCTGGCCCGCACTCGCCTGGACGTGGTCTGGGCGCGCACTGAAGAGGAAGTTCGCCAAGCCCAGCGTCTGAGATACCGGGTCTTCGTGAAGGAGATGGGCGCGCGCCTGAGCGTCCCGCAGGGTGCGCCCGCGGGCCACGACATCGACAGCTTCGACCCCTTCTGCGAGCACCTGCTGGTGCGCACCCTGGACGAGCATGGCCGCCCCGACGAAGTGATTGGCACCTACCGCGTGCTGACCCCGGCCGCCGCACTGCGCGCCGGCGGGCTCTACAGCGAAACCGAGTTCGATCTCACGCGACTGCGCAGCCTGCGTCCGCAGATGGTGGAACTGGGGCGCTCCTGCGTGCACCCCGAGCACCGCTCGGGCGGGGCCATCATGGCCCTGTGGGGCGCGCTGGCCGAATTCATGCTGCGCAACGGGCTCGACACCATGATCGGTTGCGCCAGCGTCAGCATGCGCGACGGCGGCCACTACGCCGCCAGCCTCTGGAAGCAGTTGGAGAAGACCCATCTGGCCGGCATCGAATGGCAGGTGCGCCCGCGCCTGCCCTTGCCGGTGGATGAGTTGCGCCACGACATGAGCGTCGAGGCCCCGCCGCTGATCAAGGGCTATCTGCGCTGCGGCGCGCGCATCCTCGGCCGCCCAGCCTGGGACCCCGACTTCAACACCGCCGACCTG